One Clupea harengus chromosome 3, Ch_v2.0.2, whole genome shotgun sequence DNA window includes the following coding sequences:
- the vps4a gene encoding vacuolar protein sorting-associated protein 4A: MTTSTLQKAIDLVTKATEEDKAKNYEEALRLYQHAVEYFLHAIKYEAHSDKAKESIRAKCMQYLDRAEKLKDYLKNKEKVGKKPVKEAQSNDKSDSDSEGENPEKKKLQEHLMGAIVMEKPNVRWSDVAGLEGAKEALKEAVILPIKFPHLFTGKRTPWRGILLFGPPGTGKSYLAKAVATEANNSTFFSVSSSDLVSKWLGESEKLVKNLFDLARQHKPSIIFIDEVDSLCGSRNENESEAARRIKTEFLVQMQGVGNNNDGVLTLGATNIPWVLDAAIRRRFEKRIYIPLPEEPARSAMFRLHLGNTPHSLNDADLRQLAFKTQGYSGADISVIVRDALMQPVRKVQSATHFKKVRGPCRTNSSMTVDDLLTPCSPGDPAAIELTWMDVPSDKLLEPIVCMSDMLRSLATTRPTVNTEDLLKVKKFTEDFGQEG; encoded by the exons ATGACAACGTCAACTCTACAG AAAGCGATTGATCTCGTCACCAAAGCCACAGAGGAAGACAAGGCGAAGAACTATGAAGAGGCCTTGCGCCTGTACCAGCATGCGGTGGAGTACTTTCTGCATGCTATCAAGT ATGAGGCTCACAGTGACAAAGCGAAGGAGAGCATTCGAGCCAAATGTATGCAGTACTTGGACCGAGCAGAGAAGCTAAAGGACTATCTGAAGAATAAAGAAAAAGTGGGCAAGAAACCTGTGAAAGAGGCACAGAGCAATGACAA GAGCGACAGTGACAGCGAGGGTGAGAATCCCGAGAAGAAAAAACTCCAGGAGCATCTGATGG GTGCCATCGTGATGGAGAAGCCGAACGTGAGGTGGAGTGACGTGGCAGGACTGGAGGGAGCCAAGGAGGCCCTCAAGGAAGCAGTGATCCTCCCCATCAAATTCCCCCATCTCTTCACCG GCAAGCGCACCCCATGGAGAGGGATCCTGCTGTTCGGGCCACCAGGGACGGGGAAGTCATACCTGGCAAAGGCAGTGGCCACTGAGGCCAACAACTCCACCTTCTTCTCCGTGTCCTCCTCAGACCTGGTGTCCAAGTGgctgggagagagtgagaa ACTTGTTAAAAACCTGTTTGACCTGGCGCGCCAGCACAAGCCCTCCATCATCTTCATAGACGAGGTGGACTCCCTCTGCGGCTCACGCAATGAGAACGAGAGCGAGGCGGCGCGGCGCATCAAGACTGAGTTCCTGGTGCAGATGCAGG GGGTTGGAAATAACAATGACGGAGTCCTTACCCTGGGGGCCACCAACATCCCTTGGGTATTGGATGCTGCCATTCGCAGAAG GTTTGAGAAGCGCATCTACATCCCGCTGCCTGAGGAGCCGGCGCGGTCTGCCATGTTCCGTCTGCACCTGGGCAACACGCCGCACAGCCTCAACGACGCCGACCTGCGTCAGCTGGCATTCAAGACCCAGGGCTACTCCGGTGCCGACATCAGCGTCATTGTGAGGGACGCCCTCATGCAGCCCGTGCGCAAGGTCCAGTCGGCCACACACTTCAAGAAG GTACGAGGCCCGTGCCGCACCAACAGCTCCATGACGGTGGACGACCTGCTGACTCCCTGCTCCCCTGGCGACCCCGCTGCCATAGAGCTGACCTGGATGGACGTGCCGAGCGATAAGCTTCTAGAACCCATCGTGTGCATG TCTGACATGCTGCGATCTCTGGCCACCACACGACCCACAGTCAACACTGAAGACTTGCTGAAGGTGAAGAAGTTCACAGAGGACTTTGGACaggagggctga
- the sntb2 gene encoding beta-2-syntrophin: protein MAIWTRADKNGQLDLLLRDRWIRVTAELTRETLALTSEADLSSPGGNLDYNNSSSGLRNCLSNGGEPGLASGTPNRSQNSDIHPNHGALRRSDSPARGALSRGHYDNSGSYGFNSPGSGKFSRDNGANSDFGSPGSSYGSPGSSFSSRHGETPNSFEAGGSEAIRKVRVVKQESGGLGISIKGGRENRMPILISKIFPGLAADQSRALRVGDAILSVNGNDLREATHDVAVQALKKAGKEVTLEVKYIREVSPLFKKPSMVADLPWEGTRSHSPSFSGDELPKHGPSTKDRKVIPLKMSFITRNLTIPDLENRLLELHSPDGQHTVVLRCKDAASAQAWFTATHTNIAALLPQTLAHVNAYLSVPSTATHPQLKHIGWLAEQIQLDGGRMQYRPVVMALTEKDILLFDSVPWSREAWSNPLLTHPILATRLVHSGSSQGSPALGADLVFATRTGTSRGIESHMFRVETHWDLSSWTRALVQGGHAAAELIKEVSIGCVLNRQEVRLTLHYEKGFTVSREPADPAGGMVLYRYPYEKLKMSADDGVRKLYLEFGGPEGELVFDLRSGPKPVVFVLHSFLSAKLTRMGLLT from the exons GCTACGGGACCGCTGGATTCGGGTAACGGCTGAGCTGACCCGTGAAACTCTAGCTTTGACGTCTGAAGCAGATTTAAGTAGTCCGGGTGGTAACTTGGATTACAATAATTCATCATCTGGCCTAAGAAATTGTTTGTCGAACGGCGGCGAACCTGGATTAGCATCAGGAACTCCGAACCGAAGCCAGAACTCGGACATCCACCCCAACCACGGGGCTTTAAGGCGAAGTGATAGCCCAGCGCGGGGGGCGCTCAGCCGAGGTCATTACGACAACAGCGGCAGCTACGGCTTCAACAGTCCCGGTTCTGGCAAGTTCAGTCGCGATAACGGAGCTAACTCAGACTTTGGAAGTCCTGGGTCCAGTTATGGTAGCCCTGGGTCTAGTTTTAGCTCACGGCATGGTGAGACGCCAAATAGTTTCGAAGCTGGTGGGTCGGAGGCAATACGGAAAGTCAGAGTTGTCAAACAGGAGTCGGGTGGTTTAGGTATCAGTATCAAGGGTGGTCGAGAAAACCGAATGCCCATCCTCATATCCAAGATCTTTCCCGGGCTTGCTGCGGACCAGAGTCGAGCTCTACGGGTCGGCGATGCAATTTTGTCCGTCAATGGCAATGACTTACGTGAAGCCACACACGACGTGGCGGTGCAGGCGCTTAAAAAGGCCGGAAAGGAGGTTACGCTCGAGG TGAAGTACATCAGAGAGGTGTCCCCCTTGTTCAAGAAGCCATCCATGGTGGCAGACCTGCCCTGGGAAGGGACTCGCTCCCACTCCCCCAGCTTCAGCGGCGATGAGTTACCCAAACACGGCCCTAGCACCAAGGACAGGAAGGTCATCCCGCTGAAGATGAGCTTCATCACCCGCAACCTCACCATACCAGACCTggagaacag GCTGCTGGAGCTGCACTCCCCGGACGGCCAGCACACGGTGGTGCTGCGCTGCAAGGACGCCGCCTCGGCCCAGGCCTGGTTCACCGCCACTCACACCAACATCGCCGCCCTGCTGCCCCAGACGCTGGCCCACGTCAATGCCTACCTGAGTGTCCCCAGCACCGCCACGCACCCCCAGCTCAAGCACATCGGCTGGTTGGCCGAGCAG ATCCAGTTGGATGGTGGGCGGATGCAGTACCGCCCGGTCGTCATGGCGCTGACCGAGAAAGACATCCTGTTGTTCGACTCGGTGCCCTGGAGCCGCGAGGCCTGGTCCAACCCGCTGCTCACGCACCCTATCCTCGCCACcag GCTGGTCCACTCGGGCAGCTCCCAAGGGTCCCCGGCACTGGGGGCAGACCTGGTGTTTGCCACGCGGACGGGCACAAGCCGCGGCATTGAGTCGCACATGTTCCGCGTGGAGACCCACTGGGACCTGTCGTCGTGGACACGGGCCCTGGTGCAGGGTGGGCATGCCGCAGCAGAACTGATCAAAGAAGTGTCAatag GCTGTGTGTTGAACAGGCAAGAGGTGCGATTGACCCTGCACTATGAGAAAGGCTTCACCGTGAGCCGGGAGCCAGCTGACCCAGCCGGGGGTATGGTCCTCTACCGCTACCCGTACGAGAAGCTCAAAATGTCCGCCGACGATGGGGTCCGCAAACTCTACCTGGAGTTTGGTGGTCCAGAGGGGGAACTG GTGTTTGACCTGAGATCAGGGCCAAAACCTGTGGTGTTCGTGCTCCATTCATTCCTGTCAGCGAAACTCACTCGCATGGGCCTACTGACGTGA